One window of the Cryptomeria japonica chromosome 7, Sugi_1.0, whole genome shotgun sequence genome contains the following:
- the LOC131856417 gene encoding disease resistance protein Roq1-like produces MASSSSSSKGKKKFRQPMLWSQWKRASSSSHKASEDHRVFSGIEPHGMRRKISESSRLFDVFINHRGPDVKNTLALQLYKSLEKLRIRAFLDSEEKELGDSFPSTIQKAIRSAAVHIAIFSKGYAESPWCLAELVLMLQTKAKIIPVFCDVTPWALRHIEKGVYANAFNQYREKSRYLDKVEEWKTALQSISFIAGEELNCDCKKIVSAVQKEVQRKKCLTVAKYPVGLPNLVEQFQKQCIAKVVHDFDSQCRMNKQGAGEAKIVGIFGMGGVGKTTLSKELFNRKHPDYDRSCFLFDVREASQKSNLTSLQRKLLGDLFDEDRQSFHSVEEGTSILSDRIRRSHNLSFLIVLDDIDHMEQLDALLISDMMDKFGNSLVIVTTRDVGVLISAGISVAYNLKGMDTTDAKELFCWHAFRRPYPLSGYEELVDLFVGVCGGLPLSLQVLGRRMFMAKIRSFGRELTTDAIRVWEGSGWSAQHALRRLKNKCLVEEMKDYNFRWHSEYSIEEMLVLRMHDHLRDLGREMADESTHPSRLWRSPSLTSMRYENVFTESKGRFLGHFWEPSGITVRFFVGVTEKKAEATIPLLWLELRLHRYPFTNIPRWIPLQNLESLRIINGGLKRLWQNDVQAPVWLKELQLSNVSGLSELNLGRLRCLEKITFYDCRDLKNVTGISELTKLAELKICKCPELGFDEVNFGKLSWLKIIAIDNCKKLVKITGIENLHSLERMQLLYCSNQTIRDYILKMEKVPSDFIQLIGRAADGAVSALNRSLFRDADINVDSAIKIGKKAINDIINKGRDANPWQRFYVQEGEWVMTSVTTKQDEVNNYFVNRNNPRFGYCSPFKRNGRAIHHRIANTSSIWTMTVTVKKGEKYKIPNVIHEIVDRLYQI; encoded by the exons ATggcatcttcttcctcatcttccaagggaaagaaaaagtttaGACAACCAATGCTATGGAGTCAGTGGAAGCGTGCATCTTCTTCGTCCCACAAAGCAAGTGAGGATCATCGTGTTTTCTCTGGAATCGAACCTCATGGCATGAGGAGGAAAATTTCTGAATCTTCAAGATTATTTGATGTCTTCATCAACCATAGAGGTCCTGATGTGAAAAATACTCTGGCCCTTCAGCTTTACAAATCCCTTGAGAAGTTGAGAATACGGGCGTTTCTTGATTCGGAAGAGAAAGAGCTTGGAGATTCGTTTCCATCCACCATTCAGAAAGCCATCCGCTCTGCAGCAGTTCACATAGCCATCTTCTCCAAAGGATATGCAGAGTCCCCATGGTGTTTGGCGGAGCTGGTTCTCATGTTGCAGACTAAAGCTAAGATTATTCCAGTGTTTTGTGACGTGACACCTTGGGCACTACGCCACATAGAAAAAGGAGTCTATGCCAATGCATTCAATCAATATCGCGAGAAATCCAGGTATTTGGATAAAGTTGAGGAATGGAAGACAGCCCTCCAATCTATTTCATTTATTGCCGGTGAAGAGCTCAACTG TGACTGCAAGAAAATAGTGTCAGCAGTGCAAAAGGAGGTACAAAGAAAGAAATGTTTAACTGTTGCCAAATATCCAGTAGGACTTCCTAACCTTGTAGAACAGTTTCAAAAGCAGTGCATTGCTAAGGTTGTCCATGATTTCGACAGCCAGTGTCGGATGAACAAACAAGGAGCAGGGGAAGCTAAGATTGTTGGGATTTTTGGCATGGGTGGTGTAGGAAAAACAACTCTCTCCAAAGAATTGTTCAACCGAAAGCATCCAGATTATGATCGATCCTGTTTTCTGTTTGATGTTCGGGAAGCctctcagaaaagcaatttaacTTCTTTGCAAAGGAAGCTCCTGGGAGATCTCTTTGATGAAGATCGTCAAAGCTTTCATAGCGTAGAGGAAGGCACGAGTATTCTCAGCGATCGAATCCGAAGGAGCCACAATTTAAGCTTCCTAATTGTTCTAGATGATATTGATCACATGGAACAGTTAGATGCTCTATTGATCAGCGATATGATGGATAAATTTGGTAATAGTCTAGTAATTGTTACGACTCGTGATGTGGGAGTGCTCATAAGCGCAGGAATATCGGTTGCTTATAATTTGAAAGGAATGGATACAACAGATGCGAAAGAGCTGTTTTGTTGGCATGCTTTTCGCCGACCTTATCCACTCAGTGGATACGAGGAGCTCGTTGATCTCTTCGTAGGTGTGTGTGGTGGCTTACCGCTGTCTCTTCAAGTTCTGGGCAGGCGCATGTTCATGGCGAAGATCAGAAGTTTTGGGA GAGAATTGACGACAGACGCCATCAGAGTGTGGGAGGGATCAGGATGGAGCGCTCAACATGCACTGCGAAGACTCAAAAATAAGTGTCTAGTTGAAGAAATGAAAGATTATAATTTCAGGTGGCACTCAGAATATTccattgaagaaatgttagtattGAGAATGCATGACCATTTGCGGGACTTGGGACGAGAAATGGCAGATGAATCGACTCATCCTAGTCGCCTGTGGCGTTCTCCATCTTTG ACATCAATGCGATACGAAAACGTATTCACCGAAAGCAAAGGTAGATTTTTGGGTCATTTCTGGGAACCGTCAGGTATCACTGTCAGATTCTTTGTAGGTGTAACAGAGAAAAAGGCTGAGGCGACAATCCCTTTATTATGGCTTGAGCTAAGATTACATCGGTATCCATTCACAAACATTCCTCGATGGATTCCTCTTCAAAATTTGGAATCTTTACGAATCATTAATGGAGGTCTGAAAAGATTATGGCAGAATGATGTACAG gCACCCGTATGGCTAAAAGAACTTCAGCTCTCTAACGTATCTGGACTGTCTGAGCTAAACTTAGGTCGTCTGCGCTGTCTGGAAAAAATCACATTTTATGATTGCAGAGATCTGAAAAATGTGACAGGGATATCTGAACTTACGAAGCTAGCAGAATTGAAGATTTGCAAATGTCCAGAGCTTGGGTTTGACGAAGTAAATTTTGGCAAACTCAGCTGGTTGAAGATAATTGCTATTGACAACTGTAAGAAGCTGGTGAAAATAACAGGCATTGAAAACTTGCATTCATTGGAAAGAATGCAACTCTTATATTGCAGCAATCAAACAATTAGGGATTACATTCTAAAGATGGAG AAGGTGCCATCAGACTTTATTCAACTAATTGGTAGAGCAGCAGATGGAGCAGTGTCAGCCCTAAATAGAAGTCTCTTTCGTGACGCAGATATTAATGTCGATTCAGCCATCAAAATTGGCA AAAAGGCGATTAACGACATCATCAACAAAGGACGTGATGCAAATCCATGGCAGAGATTTTACGTTCAAGAAGGCGAATGGGTTATGACCTCGGTAACTACTAAACAGGATGAAGTAAACAATTATTTTGTTAACAGGAATAATCCACGCTTTGGTTATTGCTCTCCCTTTAAAAGGAACGGTAGAGCAATCCATCATCGAATAGCGAACACGTCGTCCATATGGACAATGACAGTCACTGTGAAGAaaggtgaaaaatataaaattccgAATGTAATACATGAAATTGTTGATCGGCTATATCAAATTTGA